TGGGGCTGATACAGGCCGGGAGCGAAGTGGATGTCCGTGCCGCAGGTATAGGCCAGGGCACCGGCCGTCTCGGCCTCGCGGCCCTGGTGGATGCGCACGGACGAGAAGCTCGTACCGAAGGCGGCCTCCATCCGGGCCTGCACCGTGGGGGGCAGCTTCTGCCCGGGCTCCCGCGGCCTGTCGGCCGTCGTGCGTTGGACTCCATCGAAGCGGTGGCCGAAGCGCGCCACTTGCTCGGCCTGGGCCCGGATGTCCGCGAGCAGCTCCGCCGAAGCGGTGGCCTCCGTGGGCGAGTGCAGGGAGGCCGAAGCAGGCTCGGCCTGCCCACGGGACTTGCTCACCGACCGCGCGGAACGGGGAGCGGATTGTCGGGCTCCAGCCATGGTTCTCTCCTCTGCTGCCGGGCTCGTGCTGCGCGAGGCAATTCTAGCGCAGGGACAGGAGCGCGGCCCACCCGTGCTCGGCCTGGCGGAGCCGGGGTGTACCCGCTCAACCGACACCGAGATTTGTTCGGAGCCGCCACGCCTGGATGCCGAGCCGCGGGACAGCGAGGCACCCTGTGAGCGGACCGGTGGCGAACTGGTATGACAAGCAGACCAGTTCGCACAGAGCGCTCCCGACAGGAGGAGCCGTGCCATGCCCTCTCGAAGCTCTCGGCGGTGGCTCGCACGGGGTATGCTCGTGGTCATCGGTATTCCGAAGGGGAATGCCTGGGAGGGGGACCATGAGAAGCTCGGAGTCTTCGTTGGCAGCCGTCGCATCTGGTTGGGTGGGCTGGGCCGCCGTTGCCCTGATGATCTTCTCGCTGGCACTCGCCGGCCCCGCATCCGCTCAGGGCGCGAAGAAGGCCGCGTCGGCCCCGGCGCCGCTCCTGAACACCGGGAAGCCCGTGCCCTGGTGGGTGGCGTTCAAGTTCAACTCCGCCAACTTCCCCCAGTGCCCGAGCACCGCTCAGCGTCAGTGCATCTTTGGCGGCCAGGTGCAGGACTACAAGCTGTTCAGCCAGCAGTACGTCTTCACCTCGAGCGGTGACGGTACCCTCCGCATGGGGAACGACTGCATCGGCGACGACACGACGGATCCGCTGGGCGCCACCTTCGCCCAGGTCTACCAGGGCTCTTCCTATTTCTACGTGCTCTGGAATGACCAGTTCTATGGGGATCCGGCGATCAAGGGCTGCAGCGGGAACTCGTGCAGCTCACCCTGGGGCCACTCCAAGGGCATGGTGGCCTGGAACGCCCAGGGGCAGGGCTTCGTGCTGCAGGTCAGCACTCCGTCCTGGCCCGCCTCCGGCAACAGCTCCCAGCCTCGGAAGACGGACGGAAACACCCTGGGCTGCATCAAGGACGACGACGTCGAGGTCAGCCAGCACTTCTTCGCCCTCACGCTCGACAAGGATGA
The window above is part of the Hyalangium gracile genome. Proteins encoded here:
- a CDS encoding deoxyribonuclease II family protein: MRSSESSLAAVASGWVGWAAVALMIFSLALAGPASAQGAKKAASAPAPLLNTGKPVPWWVAFKFNSANFPQCPSTAQRQCIFGGQVQDYKLFSQQYVFTSSGDGTLRMGNDCIGDDTTDPLGATFAQVYQGSSYFYVLWNDQFYGDPAIKGCSGNSCSSPWGHSKGMVAWNAQGQGFVLQVSTPSWPASGNSSQPRKTDGNTLGCIKDDDVEVSQHFFALTLDKDDLEVLLKALANASVVTDPSNPQLVRNGGPADIQALVKALGKKSNSNALTNDVLSSGVRLISKPSKLQVPPWQLVSATLGGVPLRVATWWASPQIPSTTGGAPECWQPGLGTPGPVEIATTGTWEKVELGLTGGMGANYNHAKIGVSLDAAQPLAIFGDMNQQGALSDKCGSSQNGRGGLFYVVRDKALFESVSALLKGATAPAQGAPQK